The genomic region tgTTAGCAGtataacaaataatattaaatctttataaaaatatgtgcatttttttttcttatatttcttttctatatttacaaattaattaataaaaaacattttcatcatatttattgCAATATTTAGTTGTagattaaataatttacataTTAAAACTTTGAAATCTTAATAACTAAGTTCCTTCGACtttattccttttttaatctcttattttaatttaattttttttttttttttcccaaAATGGCTAGTAATAACgcaaatttattaacagTTAAGGGAGAAAGTGACTATGGAAaattaaattcattttttgctGAAAACTCTTActttgaaaattatatgttaagtggaaatgatataaaaatatacaatcaaataaaatgtgTAATTAATAAAGATACTTATCCTCATTTATATCGTTGGTATAACCATATTAATTCATTACCAAATTATGTTttagataaatatatggataacaaaaattgtaaaaaaagttGTCCCAAAAAAACTGCCAATGATGATGACGATAACGATATAGATCTTTTTGGGGACagtaataatgatgataagagtattttagaaaagaaaaaacaagaaaaagaagaagcattgaaaaaaaagaaacaaaaagaaaaggaaaaaaatagatctatattaattatCGAAATCAAGCCCAAATCCATTGATACCgatatatcaaaaatacCAAAACTtgtaaaagaaaaaattgttgatgaaaatattaaatggGGAGAAGAAGTTAAGAAATTACCAGTTGCTTTtggattatataaattgcATATGTcttgtataatatatgatgattttgttaatacaaatgaattaatagaaaaaatcgaaaaCATAGATTTAGATAGCGAAGAAGATAAGAAAAAGAGAACATTAATATTAGGATTAGACGATGAAGAATATGATGAAGATAGTCCAGAAGTTGAAGATGACTTAGACTTTTTAATCCAATCAGCTGAAATTATTACTTTTAATAAGTTATAAAATAACTCGATTAATTATACAATATCTTcaatatatctttattatatatatatatatatatatatatatataaatgtgcCAACATAATGAtattacaatatatatatttagtcTAAATGTGTACCTTTTATTCTATCTATAAACATGaaattacatttttttatgcatacataaattggcaaatggaaaaaaattaataatataagaaaaataataacatcacattattttatagtTATTATGGACTTTTATGTTATGTGTTTATAAAATGCTAGTGGTTGTGTacctttatatatttattactgAAATTTTAATTACCCTTTTAActtaacaatttttaagaataatgacaaaaaaaacacaaataatttgaaatacaaattgaatatatatagtatatgATGTGTGCATTTTCGCacttataaataattatatctGTGCATATTATGAatgcataaaataaaaaattatacttataaaagttttcataattaaataaatccaagtttaaaggaaaataatattattatctttatgAAATAATGAGGTagaacaaattaaaataaaatatttcttagCAATAGTAATTGTAACACTAAAAAAGtgctataatttttttattataaaacttAATTGCTATTTTAATGAACTTTTTATACATCAAAATACGaacaaattattacaataaataggttataaaaaatatggtaAAGAGTTAAAACGAAAAAGTACCCATTTGAAGGGTTAatgcaataaaaaaaaaaaaattaacgattaaaaaaaattatacatttgTAGAAAATTAATCGACAAAAGTGATATCTATTTAAttagtaaataaataaaaccgAAATGTGTAGGTGTTGATacaatgaaataaatatgatcaTTTAATGAGCAATTCAGTAtgtgtataaaaaaaaaaaacgataaaaaaataggacaaaaaataaaaacaagaaaaatattatttatagcTTACAATATAATCATTGTCTTTTATATGCAAAATAACTGAATCATTCGGTtgaattttaatattatatattccatcaatataaacaatagtattattagtatatgtctttatatcaatatatttacaattaTACAAATGATCTGTTGCATCATATACGTTGTTTTCAACAGgttcttttattatacatttcATATATTCACTACTAGGATGAAAACAAAtagaattattaatatattccGAAAATGCATCATAATTAATACTTTGGAAATTCTTTTTAACTACATCATTATGcacatttaaatattcttcaattatattttttattttttttttatcaattttgTGTACATTATATGCCCATGCAGTAGATCCTGTCCCACTTGTAATTAATAAAGCAGtactttttaattttttaactattttattatcaatattgatatatgtacatatattattttttactgcTTCATGTATGTATACTTCATTAATACTTTTATAAGTTTTAACTTGATCTTCTTctgattttttaatatatacagttatatattttctgtatatttttttatatttgtttttttcaaaaaaataatgtaatattttttttacatattctTCAATTCTAATGTTTAATTTTGGGGCAGTTTCACACCAGTTTGTCAAAAAATGTTGGATTGGAATATCATTTGAActtatttccttttttgataaattgTCTTTTTCTGTTGAATCGCCATAAAAcatcaaattatttttcataattttatcaaGTACATTCAgatcattatatatttgtttgcTTTCTTTTGACTCATTTACCTTTTCTATTTTTGgcttattttctttttctttcatatttatttgttcacaattattattagtgGTTTGTATTTTCAGCTCCCTTTCCTTAAGCtcattaataaaattcgAAACATCTGTAAATAtgaagtttttttttgtatttttattattgtatgttttttcaaattcTATAAAAGACGTATAAGAATAATTCATATCATCATTTGAATTTTCCCGACAATAATCTAGACATAATTTCCCTTCTGAAGAGTTAGGATCACTATTTATACCAACTAATTCGATCagtttattttcattatttgaatCTTGATcaacaatatatttgtttgcAATTATATGTGCAGACTCGAGATAGGTCCCATCTCCTCCTGCGTATAATTCAAGGGCAATATATTCaacacacacatatataatatataatataatatataatatataatataatatatatatatatatatatatatatatatatagggAGAAAGAGATAAAGGAAGAGCAAAGTGAATTATATACAAGCCACTTTTGTGGAAACCGAAGTAGATACAGTAAAACGAATATATTCatgatgataaaattaGTCGAAAACGATATAGTATCTACAACTCACTAAAAATTATGGATTaaagtaatttttttttttaattttcgCTAGCTCATAACTTACCGACACTAAATATTGCATCCGGAGAAAAAATACTAGAACTATTTATAGAAATACTTtctatatttcttttatagGCTTTAATTATCGAAACATGAGTCTTGTATTTTATCCtcaatatattaattatattattaacgATAAGAGTATGAGTAAAATGAGataaatatgatgaaaaaaaattttttaaaatataatcatCTGTATATCCTTGTTTTCTTAAATTGTCATATttagtatatttttctattaataatattcttttatattttatttcatcagttttatctttttctcCATTAGAactattatttgtattattttcgaTGTCTATAGATTCAATACCTATATCTTTGTTTCCTCGAATTTTAATAtctttatctttttttgcTACCATTTGGCTTATtccaaaattatttatagaGTTATCtgaatatatacaaaattctCTTTTGCATATAGTACTTTGATCAGCATATGGTATCacattaataattttaactCTGTTATTTCGTTTACAAtttacaataataatattagtaatatatttaatccAGTGGCATggcataattttttttttttttttttaatttccacacaatcataaatattttctatattccactgaattttatattttatttaatttgatttaatgtggaataaatttatttatattcatttaaattgaaaacacgtttaaatatttaatgctgtttttatttccacAAAAATTGGACTATTTTACTTTTCTTCAATACTAGCCTCATACCTCtaacataatttattatggTTATTTGAACAGCCTATATCCAATCCTATTATCAATggctttttttttttgccaACTTTTAAAGCACAacggaaaaaaaaaaattatattttaagatATCACAAAAAGTGAgcaatataaaatataagagaatacttatattattttctttcaaTTTATGTATTCCCTTTTTGgtttcatattattaccTTATATATTACACCAAAATAAGagttaatattatttactgAAAAATCTacaaacatataatatataattgctCATGCATATGTTTACACAAtggtatataaataaaattatattatatagtatttcagaaatgataaataacatataaaatatatatttaatttattaatttacgTTTAATTTCTCTTAtgtcttaaaaaaaagaaagtaATTATACCCAAGTTCTTtactaatattttttcaaaatttttatttataaaatagtaaaatctttaaaaaaaaatttaattatatatatagtaaaataaaactatttatttaaaaaaaaaaaaaaaaactggatatcgaaaaaaaaagctagttgaaaataaaaatataaattaataataaaaaggtttagtataaacaaaatatattacaaactcatttttttcttaaagTTGCTAATAATGATGAGGGTAAATTaacttttataattttatcgTCATGTTTGAAAACACTAATTTCCATACCTGGTTCTAAATGTTCTTCTGAAACTCCAAAAATACTCATTGGAATTTCAACATCTTCATAATTTTGATCCAAACAAacaacaatatttttttgtttatcaGTATATTGTATTCGCACATTTACTTTAATGGGTTCTATTTTATCAACCTTAGCTTGACATGCAAATTTCACTGAGGAACTTTTTAGGGTGCTTAAatctataaaatatatctatacatgtatttaaagaaaaatatatgaatgtgtacatgtatatatatataaaacgaAAGTATGATTATACTGCTTTATAGAAATGATTTCCCAATTCTGTTATCAATGTAGtgaaatacaaatttttttaagaaactatatttttttctgtatttgttttattcaATAGTCATAATTTAACTCACCATATTTGTAGTTGCCAATCTACCTTGTTTAATTTGCCTTTGTTCGGTTACTTCACAATATTTATcgttatgaaaaaaaatatttccacTTCTTAATTCATTTGCTAAAAcagatatatattttttgtgtgttataaaacaattattctgaaatatttttagtgGGATAAAAGATGGCCAACAATTGATTTTTAACGATTTagttatattattgtacatgttcatcattttgttaatttaaaagattCAAAAAAGTTTGCTattctatattatatgtttgATTTACATTTATGGCAAATAAATAAGGCTACTAAAAATCTGTAAAATTGCAAAAAACCGATTTCCATACAAGCatgcatatacatacatatatatatgagcATGCTTATATTACTAACAAAAGtcacataaaatatatccttaaaataaaaaaaaatatattagaatGTTTTATTCTccgtttttttattattatctcatttattttttgttattatatagcacatttatttatttatttatttatttatttatttatttatttatttatttattttatattttatttcggGGTCATATCATATCAGCGCCATACACTGCACCCAACTACTTTATGGTGAGTtgttttcatatatatgatataatgtaatatatataatatatatatttttttatatattccatCCTAAATCAATCACATTTTAACGCTTTAAACAgctacaaatatatatcgtgaaaaatatttataataatatttaaaaaaaaaaaatcgtcTAAATTGGTATACACATTTGTGGAAAATCGTCgtttacatatttatatgcttATGAGGGGGTGAAAATAATAGGATTAAACttgatttaaaaataataaaaaaatagcattTATTGTTTGTgtgcaaataaaataaataaacatagTGGAGTCAGAGAAATGTTAGTTATATAAAGAcgataaaaaaacataaatattccAAAAAGAATGAATAATCATAGTAATAAGTATATTGTCagtgtaaatatatatataagaccaaaaaaaagataaaaaaaataaaggtattacat from Plasmodium berghei ANKA genome assembly, chromosome: 8 harbors:
- a CDS encoding elongation factor 1-beta, putative encodes the protein MASNNANLLTVKGESDYGKLNSFFAENSYFENYMLSGNDIKIYNQIKCVINKDTYPHLYRWYNHINSLPNYVLDKYMDNKNCKKSCPKKTANDDDDNDIDLFGDSNNDDKSILEKKKQEKEEALKKKKQKEKEKNRSILIIEIKPKSIDTDISKIPKLVKEKIVDENIKWGEEVKKLPVAFGLYKLHMSCIIYDDFVNTNELIEKIENIDLDSEEDKKKRTLILGLDDEEYDEDSPEVEDDLDFLIQSAEIITFNKL